From the genome of Solibacillus sp. FSL H8-0538:
AGGTAATCGTTCAAAGGCCATCTATGAAATAACAGAGAATGGTGATAAAGAGTACTATACATTACTTCTTGAATCTTTTTCTACATCTTCAATTATGCTGCCAACAAGTTTATATACGGGGCTTTCGATGCTTAGCTTGCCAAATCCTGACTTAAAGAAAAAAGATATTTTGAACAATGTTGTTCTTCAAAGAGAAAATTTAGAAAAGCAATTTGCTAATTTAGTAATAGGTTTGGAAGAAAAACAAAAGCATTTAAAGCAAAACAATCCATTTTATAACTTAACGTATAAAAATATTAAGCAACAGTTCACTTTGCAAATGGATTGCTTAAAAGAATTAGAAGAGCTCTTAAATAACGAATTATAATATGCAGTAGGGGGATTTATAATTTAATCCTTCTACTGCATTTTGTTTTATTTTAAATTTATTTAC
Proteins encoded in this window:
- a CDS encoding PadR family transcriptional regulator; the protein is MTRLMVLGLLRLKPMSGYEIQQILHTNQSDQWAGILPGSIYHALKKMNTEGLVKIASIESTGNRSKAIYEITENGDKEYYTLLLESFSTSSIMLPTSLYTGLSMLSLPNPDLKKKDILNNVVLQRENLEKQFANLVIGLEEKQKHLKQNNPFYNLTYKNIKQQFTLQMDCLKELEELLNNEL